The Methylomonas montana genome has a window encoding:
- a CDS encoding DUF3368 domain-containing protein gives MPEIISNTSCLIILDNIDRLDILQKLYQTIHLTEEVAQEFGKPLANWMMVDVVQDKNYLRILNASVDLGEASTIALAVQMPGDSVMILDDLKARKLAKQLDLKYTGLLGILLKAKQQKIIASVSDILAQFRQVNFRFSEKLETEVLRLAGEL, from the coding sequence ATGCCTGAAATCATTTCAAACACCAGTTGCCTGATCATTTTGGATAATATTGATCGGCTGGATATTCTGCAAAAGTTATATCAAACCATTCATCTCACCGAGGAAGTGGCGCAGGAATTTGGCAAACCTTTGGCAAACTGGATGATGGTCGATGTCGTACAGGACAAAAATTATCTGCGGATTTTGAACGCCAGTGTCGATTTGGGCGAAGCCAGTACCATTGCTTTGGCGGTACAAATGCCGGGCGACTCAGTCATGATTCTGGACGATTTAAAAGCCAGAAAACTCGCTAAACAATTGGATCTCAAATATACCGGGTTGCTGGGCATTCTGCTCAAAGCCAAGCAACAAAAAATAATTGCATCGGTTTCCGATATTTTGGCCCAATTCCGGCAAGTCAATTTCAGATTCTCTGAAAAGCTGGAAACCGAGGTATTAAGACTAGCCGGTGAGCTTTAA
- a CDS encoding STY4851/ECs_5259 family protein, with the protein MLPKNWLTEFLSSRNIPTTDARPLYRYRMNDDEFVSLKSALSTTALFGIENIHKAAGWNAAFVIYASEWWRREYDGSSWSWEKLFASFNADVKVLATGRRNVLVETGLRYWRRQVRIINGSSRYLGTIAIEGGLPLNQITSKSNDWLGRVFRQVIPKYSRLHHTGVNAESLIGECDYIIPRTYQNEQVFAILGDMVKTVVEFKQKYALHDCNDPITVLDQKKPTWRENFPLPIGTEVGQTLLSDMVLIAAKASDQKPNQPFRGIRKLGADGVLQLHFELAGFVPLDILNLAEPIPSRLDVELVSSCGAVKSLGVALKTTYQGKPSLQIQRCASIIKGDHAAYGYWLRLRHLSAFIYEDAIADCEELDTEAPWTFCQQNDDWILEGIASINTRAKQVRILYPSQLRCHESENVVQLQSSTQNHLIEASGIIRFSNHDGANFVIKTGQDVSADRFYLQGKLLAFNSRPMQVYLGLPTLVCVNNENERRTEIPASKLVARLANTRNPWAPASEIHHGVLEFRYQDSQGNVRFRKKCAILPEDFLVRFKPSPKSLDGRICLDNVGDATVICGPGIRHTINSEANAVCVDLFVESAPPAYVDLSLCWPRQPEMLTVTLPFPARGGQIINAEGIKQSSRQPLFLDQLHGFRLRLFNEVPNQNRHLHIELRLRDSTLSDARDLYFLDKVKFKGAVIEIALIDYQEWFQSFLAISRNLDSSVSFAVYENGTELLKAEVFRYQFMLQRDLASGSVELDSIDQACLGHDQLSGIELKAMRLAQPEQAHISLEAQQSEGALTGRWFFYPEKRDLGSWLIYPTESSSVSLRPILWHIGEQADDSELFINGVTTLHRAVTLGKDYRQEAIRNVLKTMCSDYEHSGWNYLRNLCKYCMHLPLASFDVWTISVTSTEVLANLVFQMDERFTKKLGEELPVFWELIPIQDWITALLNYQDYLGKTIDDPEDTQLILDSRIKRIANLNQSMTLISRLLKQELFNTSDQELNAMKGIPFDVVKNMIRDSQQELDRRQAESQWPEMLKPEIMARWLQLDKSAQRWLNFENITDHHRAVTILPVLLAIYCSTLSAPENWLGDSVRIFKINRLKAFDEDWFYATFSIVLAYLSQNSAN; encoded by the coding sequence ATGCTTCCAAAAAATTGGCTAACAGAGTTTTTATCCTCCCGAAACATCCCCACGACCGATGCCCGTCCGCTTTATCGTTACCGAATGAACGATGATGAGTTCGTGTCGTTAAAATCAGCCTTAAGCACTACTGCCTTATTCGGTATTGAAAACATTCATAAAGCAGCTGGTTGGAATGCCGCATTTGTGATTTACGCATCTGAGTGGTGGCGGCGGGAATACGATGGTAGTTCTTGGTCGTGGGAAAAGTTATTTGCTTCCTTCAATGCCGATGTCAAAGTTTTAGCAACTGGTCGACGTAATGTTTTGGTTGAAACCGGCTTGCGTTACTGGAGGCGACAGGTTCGAATTATCAATGGTAGCTCACGCTATCTTGGTACTATTGCCATTGAGGGCGGTTTGCCGCTTAATCAAATCACTAGCAAGTCTAATGATTGGCTGGGCCGGGTTTTCAGGCAAGTTATTCCGAAATATAGCCGGTTGCACCATACCGGTGTCAATGCGGAAAGCTTGATTGGCGAATGCGATTACATCATTCCAAGAACCTATCAAAATGAACAAGTGTTTGCGATTCTTGGCGACATGGTTAAAACAGTTGTCGAGTTCAAGCAGAAATATGCATTGCATGATTGTAATGATCCGATAACGGTTTTAGATCAAAAAAAGCCGACCTGGCGGGAAAACTTTCCATTGCCTATCGGAACGGAAGTGGGCCAGACCTTACTTTCCGACATGGTCTTGATTGCGGCTAAGGCATCTGATCAAAAGCCAAATCAACCGTTTCGTGGTATCCGCAAGCTGGGTGCTGACGGTGTATTACAGCTGCATTTTGAACTTGCTGGTTTTGTTCCTCTGGACATACTTAACCTTGCTGAGCCCATTCCTTCAAGGCTGGATGTTGAGTTGGTCAGTAGCTGCGGCGCTGTGAAATCTTTGGGCGTAGCGTTAAAAACAACTTATCAAGGTAAGCCCTCCCTGCAAATACAACGCTGTGCCAGTATCATCAAAGGCGATCATGCGGCCTATGGCTATTGGTTGCGTTTAAGGCATTTATCCGCGTTTATCTACGAAGATGCGATTGCCGATTGCGAAGAACTTGATACAGAAGCACCATGGACATTTTGCCAGCAAAACGATGACTGGATTTTGGAGGGTATAGCCAGCATTAACACGCGCGCCAAGCAAGTCAGGATTCTTTATCCTTCTCAGCTTCGGTGCCATGAGAGCGAGAACGTTGTCCAGTTACAGTCTTCGACGCAAAATCACTTAATCGAAGCCAGCGGGATAATCCGGTTTTCTAATCATGACGGTGCTAATTTTGTCATTAAAACCGGGCAAGATGTTTCTGCTGATCGGTTTTATTTGCAAGGCAAGTTACTAGCATTTAACTCTCGCCCTATGCAGGTTTATCTGGGGCTACCGACGCTAGTTTGCGTGAATAATGAGAATGAAAGGCGCACAGAGATTCCTGCTTCTAAATTGGTTGCTCGATTAGCGAACACTCGAAATCCTTGGGCACCTGCATCTGAAATTCATCACGGCGTTCTCGAATTTCGTTATCAAGATAGCCAAGGCAATGTTCGGTTCCGAAAAAAATGCGCGATTTTGCCCGAAGATTTTTTGGTTCGATTCAAGCCATCGCCAAAATCCCTGGATGGCCGAATCTGCTTGGACAACGTCGGCGATGCTACGGTTATTTGTGGTCCAGGAATTCGACACACAATAAATTCAGAAGCAAATGCTGTCTGTGTGGACTTGTTTGTTGAAAGCGCTCCGCCTGCTTATGTCGATTTGTCTTTATGTTGGCCGCGACAGCCAGAAATGCTAACCGTCACGCTGCCATTTCCGGCGCGTGGTGGACAGATCATCAATGCAGAAGGGATTAAGCAATCATCTCGGCAACCTTTGTTCTTAGATCAGCTACACGGTTTTAGGCTTAGATTATTCAATGAAGTGCCAAATCAAAATCGGCATTTGCATATCGAATTAAGACTAAGAGACAGCACTTTGAGCGATGCTCGTGATTTGTATTTTCTCGACAAGGTGAAATTTAAAGGGGCTGTTATCGAAATAGCCTTGATCGACTATCAAGAATGGTTTCAATCATTCTTGGCGATTAGCAGAAATCTGGACAGTAGTGTGTCATTTGCCGTTTATGAAAATGGCACGGAATTGCTTAAAGCTGAGGTATTTCGGTATCAATTCATGCTTCAGAGGGATTTGGCATCAGGCAGTGTCGAACTGGACAGCATTGATCAGGCTTGCTTGGGTCATGATCAACTTTCAGGCATTGAATTAAAGGCAATGCGACTGGCTCAGCCCGAGCAAGCTCACATTTCGCTCGAAGCACAACAGTCGGAGGGGGCGCTGACTGGTCGTTGGTTTTTTTACCCAGAAAAACGTGATTTAGGGAGTTGGTTGATTTATCCGACGGAGTCTTCTTCGGTATCACTTCGTCCTATTTTGTGGCACATCGGGGAACAAGCTGATGATTCTGAATTGTTCATCAATGGCGTAACAACGCTGCATCGTGCTGTAACACTGGGTAAAGATTATCGGCAAGAAGCAATCCGTAACGTCCTAAAAACCATGTGTTCCGATTATGAGCACAGTGGTTGGAATTATTTAAGAAATCTTTGCAAATACTGCATGCATTTGCCATTGGCTAGCTTTGATGTTTGGACTATTTCAGTCACCAGTACTGAAGTTTTGGCCAATTTGGTTTTCCAAATGGATGAACGCTTTACCAAAAAGCTGGGTGAAGAACTGCCGGTTTTCTGGGAACTTATTCCGATTCAGGATTGGATAACGGCATTGCTCAATTATCAGGATTACCTGGGCAAAACAATAGATGATCCGGAAGATACGCAACTCATACTTGATAGTCGGATTAAACGTATTGCAAACCTCAATCAGTCGATGACGTTAATTTCTAGACTTCTTAAGCAAGAACTCTTCAACACCTCGGATCAAGAACTCAACGCCATGAAGGGTATTCCCTTTGATGTTGTAAAAAATATGATCCGAGATTCTCAGCAGGAATTGGATCGGCGACAAGCTGAAAGTCAATGGCCTGAGATGCTAAAGCCTGAAATTATGGCTAGATGGTTACAACTGGATAAATCGGCCCAGCGTTGGCTAAATTTTGAAAATATTACTGACCATCATCGAGCGGTTACGATTTTGCCCGTTCTATTAGCCATTTATTGTTCAACGCTTTCTGCGCCTGAAAATTGGCTTGGCGACTCCGTGAGAATATTTAAGATCAACCGACTCAAAGCATTTGACGAAGATTGGTTTTATGCAACGTTTTCGATTGTTCTGGCCTACTTATCCCAAAATTCCGCAAATTAA
- a CDS encoding HEPN domain-containing protein yields MGSKKQLIEDIKFIFAECERLWDQIQSQGLLSISKEDSFCEIPHPSNNSAKMLCGRAASERLIQLSSNIAKQHGLEKKIKPEKFREIFSRIMVNRFLREKRPINTKEVDKVIASSVKQARTHLKNVTYFIPCHLMRTKDPEALVIGPIKFHNRASIRRVFLDKLRQSTEDKGHEDNKYSRRLLKDALRYYRKFQWVTEVEIKGYDRETSAEIAEQAVTSALDCLHLMLGAEWTDKMQIQGPAIFMDRRAKLYLSDSNELEASLSSSVFGQVNFTDGWSEGLSSPEHINILNLFGVALELAVDPALARPLSQRFLDAAQWFGEASRDKSPSTRVVKYVTALERMVMTEEQDDISRLVSDRVSAFCFDKPEDRESWLAKVKKTYDLRSKLVHGSISPRSDEVWQGVYVGAQLCEITLLRVLNEFGVDGLKEDKFSSRRLGEWFNNVTNWADRQLTKIEE; encoded by the coding sequence GTGGGTTCAAAAAAACAACTGATTGAGGATATAAAGTTTATTTTTGCAGAGTGTGAACGGTTGTGGGATCAGATTCAAAGCCAGGGTCTACTTAGCATATCCAAGGAAGATAGTTTTTGCGAAATACCTCATCCCAGTAATAATTCGGCAAAAATGCTCTGCGGCCGCGCCGCAAGTGAGCGATTAATCCAATTAAGCAGTAATATTGCAAAACAACATGGATTAGAAAAGAAGATAAAGCCCGAAAAGTTCAGAGAAATATTTTCACGGATAATGGTAAATCGATTTCTTCGAGAAAAGAGGCCCATTAATACTAAAGAAGTTGACAAAGTTATAGCTTCTTCAGTTAAACAGGCAAGGACTCATTTAAAAAATGTTACTTATTTCATCCCCTGTCATTTAATGCGAACTAAAGATCCTGAAGCATTAGTTATAGGGCCAATAAAGTTTCATAACAGAGCCAGTATTCGCCGGGTATTTCTGGATAAGTTACGCCAAAGTACTGAAGACAAAGGTCATGAAGATAATAAATATTCGCGTCGGCTGTTGAAGGATGCACTACGTTATTATCGTAAATTTCAATGGGTCACCGAAGTTGAAATTAAAGGCTATGACCGCGAAACGTCAGCCGAAATAGCAGAACAGGCTGTTACTTCCGCGCTCGATTGCTTACATCTGATGTTGGGCGCGGAATGGACAGATAAGATGCAAATACAAGGGCCGGCAATTTTCATGGATCGTCGAGCTAAATTGTATTTGTCCGATTCTAATGAACTGGAAGCATCGCTTTCATCGAGTGTGTTTGGGCAAGTTAATTTTACGGATGGCTGGTCTGAAGGATTGTCTTCCCCTGAGCACATCAATATATTGAATCTCTTTGGCGTAGCCTTGGAATTAGCAGTCGATCCTGCTCTAGCTAGACCGTTAAGCCAGCGATTCCTAGATGCTGCTCAGTGGTTTGGCGAAGCTTCTCGCGACAAAAGCCCATCAACTCGCGTCGTCAAATATGTTACAGCCCTTGAGCGCATGGTGATGACTGAAGAGCAAGATGACATCTCAAGATTGGTTTCTGATCGTGTTTCTGCATTTTGTTTCGACAAGCCTGAGGATCGTGAATCATGGCTAGCGAAGGTGAAGAAGACCTATGACTTACGTTCCAAGTTGGTTCATGGCAGTATTTCGCCTAGGTCGGATGAGGTTTGGCAGGGTGTTTATGTCGGAGCACAGTTGTGTGAAATCACTCTTCTGAGAGTGCTAAATGAATTTGGTGTTGATGGACTTAAAGAAGATAAATTTAGCTCAAGGCGTTTAGGTGAGTGGTTTAATAACGTGACTAATTGGGCCGATCGGCAACTTACGAAAATAGAGGAATAA
- a CDS encoding UPF0175 family protein gives MQTIQVQLPDTVNIDAQEIQLLLAGKLYEKGLLSIGQAAQMAGFTKRAFMELLGHYQVSVLNYPADDIGRDFENA, from the coding sequence ATGCAAACAATACAAGTCCAATTACCCGATACCGTCAATATAGACGCCCAGGAAATTCAATTGCTGCTGGCGGGAAAGTTATATGAAAAAGGCCTATTGTCTATCGGTCAGGCGGCGCAAATGGCGGGCTTCACCAAACGCGCCTTCATGGAGCTACTAGGACATTATCAGGTATCGGTATTGAATTACCCTGCCGATGACATTGGGCGGGATTTTGAAAATGCCTGA
- a CDS encoding restriction endonuclease subunit S domain-containing protein, translated as MNYGDILFCRSSLKLEGIGWSNVYLGKDNEALFECHVIRMPPKLDYINPVFLNFQLRLPGIRRRVFAQAKTVTMTTIDQEGLGKVKVIIPNKELQDKFEKIHRKTIGFVKRFDQQHEADNLFNALSQKAFSGKI; from the coding sequence ATGAATTACGGAGATATTTTATTCTGTCGATCATCCTTGAAACTTGAAGGTATTGGATGGAGCAATGTTTATCTTGGGAAAGATAACGAAGCTCTGTTTGAGTGTCATGTGATTAGGATGCCCCCTAAGCTCGACTATATAAACCCCGTTTTTCTTAACTTTCAACTTCGACTTCCCGGAATTAGGCGGAGAGTTTTTGCTCAAGCCAAGACGGTAACTATGACAACAATTGACCAAGAAGGACTTGGAAAAGTTAAAGTTATTATTCCTAATAAAGAGCTGCAGGATAAATTTGAAAAAATTCACAGGAAGACCATAGGTTTTGTAAAAAGATTTGACCAACAACATGAGGCGGATAATTTATTTAACGCCCTAAGTCAAAAAGCCTTTTCGGGCAAAATTTAA